The genomic region CCACCTGGCCGACGACGCCCTGCGGGCCGCCGAACTGGAGGCCGAGGAACGCGCGGCGGCGTTCATGGAGCAACACCTGAGCGATCTCGACGACTCGTCCGAGTCCACGGTGGCGTAGGCGCAGAGGAGCGGCCCGAGATGAGACCGGACGAGCGCGACCGCCACCGCGGCGGCGAAGGAGGCATCCCCGACGGGCTGTTGGTCGGCGTCCTGGCCTTCGTCCTCGGCATGACCGTGATGGTGTGGACGGCGACCGGCCTGGCCGGCCTGTTCGCCCACGGCTCCTGGCCCACCGCCGTCACCTTCCGCCGTACGCCCCTGGCCATGCGCCAACTCGTCCAGGCCCCGCACGACATCGCGGCCGCCTGGCCGGACACCCCGGACACCCAGCTGTCGGGCTACGGACTCTTCTGGGGCCTGTTCATCGGCCAACTGATGGTGCTGCTGGTCCTGACGGTGTTCGTCCTGGGCACGGTGGCGAGATGGCGGGCGGGGAGAGTGAGACGCAGAGCGCTGGCCGCGTCCGCGTCCACCGTGCCGGAGCCCACTCCCGAGCCGCAGCGGAAGCAAGAGGCAGCACCGCAGCCACAACCACAACCACAACCACAACCACAGTACGAGAGCGTGCCCGTGCCTCGTGAGGTCGCCCCGCGCCCTGCGGTGGAGCGGGTATCGGCGGCCGAGCCCATCGCCGAGCCTGTCCATGCGGCGGAGCCGCCGCTGGAGTCGGTTCCCTCGGTGGCCGACGGTAATCGGGTAGGTGGGTGGGAAAGCATCCGCGCCGAAGGCGCAGGGGCAGAGGCAGGGGCAGAGGCAGGGGCAGGGGCAGAGGCAGGGGCAGGGGCAGGGGCAGGGGGCGTACCCACCCCGCGAGGCCCCGTAGTCCTCGGCCCGCCCGAGACCCGCCACCCCCTCGCCGTGCAGGCGATCCGGGACGCGGACGGCCCGGCCCTGGTCATCACCTCCAACCCCGCCCTCTGGTCGGACACGAAGGACGCCCGCGCGAAACTGGGCCCGGTCCTCCTCTACGACCCCTCCCACCTCTGCGACACCCCGGCCCGCCTCCATTGGTCCCCCTCCGCCGGCTGCGAGAACAAGGACACCGCGGGGGCCCGCGCGGCAGCGCTCCTCGCCCCGGTGCGCCCCACCGCGAAGATCGACCAGACGGTCGCCGACACGGCCGAAACCCTCCTGCGCAGCTACCTCCACGCCGCCGCCGTGGACGGCCGCGCCATCCGCCACGTCCACCGCTGGGCGCAGGGCACCCAGGTCCAGGAAGCCGTACGCATCCTCCGTACGAACCCCAAGGCGGCCGCCGGCTCCGCGGGCGAACTCGAAGCCACCCTCACCTCGCACCCCGAACGCCGGGACATCGCCCAGGAGTTGACGGCCCGGGCGCTCTCCGCCCTCTTCACGGTCAACGTCCGAGAAGCCTGCACCCCAAACCGAACCGACAGCCTCACCCTGGATTCCTTCGTCGACGAAGGGGGCACGCTCTATGTGGTCGGTGAACCCATCGAGGACCCCAGGGCAAATCCGGGTGCGATGCCCCTGCTGACGGCCCTCGCCTCAAGCGTGGTCGAGCGCGGCCGGCGCATGGCCGAACGGTCATCCTCCGGTCGCCTCGACCCACCACTCACCCTCGTCCTGGACGACGTGGCCGCGGTGGCCCCACTCCCCCAACTCCCGGACCTGCTCGCCACGAGCACAAGCACGGGTATGGGCACGGGCCCGAACCGAGGCCTCCCCATCCTGGCCCTCCTCCGCTCCCGCGAACAGGCCCGCTCCCGCTGGCCGGACCGCGAACTCCCGGTGTAGGCCACCTCCCCCAGGGCCCGTCAGGGCCGCTTGAACACGAACTCCAGCTCCCGCGTGCCCGGATCCCCGGCCACCGGCAGGCTCTCCCCCGTGGGCACGAACCCGAACTTCCGGTAGAAGCCCTCGGCCCGCCCGTTCCGCTCGTCCACGAACAACCGGACCCGGTCCACCCCGGCGA from Streptomyces sp. NBC_00878 harbors:
- a CDS encoding type IV secretory system conjugative DNA transfer family protein yields the protein MRPDERDRHRGGEGGIPDGLLVGVLAFVLGMTVMVWTATGLAGLFAHGSWPTAVTFRRTPLAMRQLVQAPHDIAAAWPDTPDTQLSGYGLFWGLFIGQLMVLLVLTVFVLGTVARWRAGRVRRRALAASASTVPEPTPEPQRKQEAAPQPQPQPQPQPQYESVPVPREVAPRPAVERVSAAEPIAEPVHAAEPPLESVPSVADGNRVGGWESIRAEGAGAEAGAEAGAGAEAGAGAGAGGVPTPRGPVVLGPPETRHPLAVQAIRDADGPALVITSNPALWSDTKDARAKLGPVLLYDPSHLCDTPARLHWSPSAGCENKDTAGARAAALLAPVRPTAKIDQTVADTAETLLRSYLHAAAVDGRAIRHVHRWAQGTQVQEAVRILRTNPKAAAGSAGELEATLTSHPERRDIAQELTARALSALFTVNVREACTPNRTDSLTLDSFVDEGGTLYVVGEPIEDPRANPGAMPLLTALASSVVERGRRMAERSSSGRLDPPLTLVLDDVAAVAPLPQLPDLLATSTSTGMGTGPNRGLPILALLRSREQARSRWPDRELPV